The following proteins come from a genomic window of Pararhodobacter sp.:
- a CDS encoding DNA cytosine methyltransferase → MAHTAIDLFCGAGGLSAGLEMAGFSVLAGNDMFDAAGETFTRTHEGAKFIPGPIQDLSVERLMEVSGLKRGELTVLVGGPPCQAYSVYNHQRGMHDARATLFREYLRIVEGLQPEWIVMENVAGIYSIGGGEAVHAIKTEMRALGYDVKEKVLRAEEYGVPQERRRVVFIGNRIGAPISHPAPTHGEGLLPFVTIADAIGDLPILANGEDPGPVAYACPPQSEFQRLLREGLELVTNHAAPRLGKANMDRLAHIPAGGSWRDIPHDLLPAGMKRAKRSDHTKRYGRMKWDGLSCTVLTKCDIHWGAFIHPEQERAISVREAARIQSFPDAFEFSGSKTDQYIQVGNAVPPLLGKAIGEHLLFCINNHAKNRAA, encoded by the coding sequence ATGGCACACACAGCGATTGATCTCTTCTGCGGAGCTGGCGGGCTTTCTGCCGGTCTTGAGATGGCCGGTTTCTCAGTCTTGGCGGGCAACGACATGTTCGATGCAGCAGGAGAGACATTCACCCGAACACACGAGGGCGCGAAATTCATACCGGGGCCGATTCAAGACCTGAGTGTGGAACGCCTTATGGAAGTTTCGGGTCTGAAGCGTGGTGAGCTGACAGTACTGGTCGGTGGGCCGCCATGTCAGGCCTATTCGGTTTACAATCATCAGCGTGGCATGCACGACGCTAGGGCGACCTTGTTTCGCGAGTACTTGCGGATTGTGGAAGGGTTGCAGCCCGAATGGATCGTCATGGAAAACGTCGCTGGGATCTACTCGATCGGCGGCGGTGAGGCCGTGCATGCGATCAAGACCGAGATGCGCGCGCTTGGTTATGACGTGAAGGAAAAAGTGCTCCGCGCTGAAGAGTACGGCGTACCGCAGGAACGGCGCCGCGTTGTTTTCATCGGAAACCGGATTGGCGCTCCAATATCCCATCCGGCGCCGACCCATGGTGAAGGCCTGCTACCCTTTGTCACAATCGCTGATGCTATTGGCGATCTTCCCATCTTAGCCAATGGCGAGGACCCCGGACCCGTTGCATACGCATGCCCGCCACAGTCTGAATTCCAGCGGCTTCTGCGGGAAGGTCTTGAATTAGTCACCAACCACGCAGCTCCGCGTCTCGGAAAAGCAAACATGGACCGCTTGGCCCATATTCCAGCTGGCGGAAGCTGGCGAGACATCCCACATGATCTCTTGCCAGCGGGGATGAAAAGGGCAAAGCGCTCGGACCACACTAAGCGCTATGGTCGGATGAAGTGGGACGGCCTTTCGTGCACGGTTCTGACTAAATGCGACATCCATTGGGGTGCGTTCATCCACCCGGAACAGGAGCGCGCCATTTCGGTACGCGAGGCAGCGCGCATCCAGTCGTTTCCGGACGCCTTTGAGTTCTCTGGCTCGAAAACCGACCAGTACATTCAAGTCGGGAACGCGGTCCCGCCGCTGCTTGGCAAAGCAATTGGCGAGCATTTACTATTTTGCATAAATAATCATGCA